One window of the Rosa rugosa chromosome 3, drRosRugo1.1, whole genome shotgun sequence genome contains the following:
- the LOC133738951 gene encoding protein BASIC PENTACYSTEINE6 isoform X2 — translation MDDGGHRENGRLKAEQQYKAAQGQWLMQHQPHQPSMKQIMAIMAERDAAIQDRNLAFSEKKTALAERDMAFLQRDAAIAERNNAIIERDNAIATLQYRENSSLTSGNVSSCPPGCQISRGIKHMHNPQQHVHHLPHMNEASYGTREMHTNDSLPLPPDPPTAPKSRQTKRPKEPKTMPPNKKSAKSPRKVKRESEDLNKMTFDRLHEWKGGQEMCGGAEDLNKQLVVSKSDWKCQDLGLNQVAYDDSTMPAPVCSCTGVLRQCYKWGNGGWQSSCCTTTMSIYPLPAVPNKRHARVGGRKMSGSAFNKLISRLAAEGHDLSNPVDLKDNWAKHGTNRYITIK, via the coding sequence tGGTTGATGCAACATCAACCACATCAACCATCGATGAAACAGATAATGGCCATAATGGCCGAGAGAGATGCAGCCATTCAAGACAGAAATTTGGCCTTCTCTGAGAAGAAGACTGCCCTTGCAGAGCGAGACATGGCATTCCTGCAGCGAGATGCAGCAATTGCGGAAAGAAATAATGCCATAATTGAACGAGACAATGCCATTGCAACACTTCAGTACCGAGAAAACTCCTCCTTAACCAGTGGCAATGTATCTTCATGTCCACCAGGATGCCAAATTTCACGTGGGATCAAACATATGCACAACCCGCAGCAGCATGTACATCATCTACCCCACATGAATGAAGCTTCATATGGTACAAGGGAGATGCACACAAACGATTCCCTGCCACTACCACCAGATCCTCCCACAGCTCCCAAGTCTAGGCAGACCAAACGACCAAAGGAGCCCAAGACAATGCCCCCAAACAAAAAATCGGCGAAATCTCCAAGGAAGGTCAAGAGGGAGAGCGAGGACTTGAACAAGATGACGTTTGACAGATTGCATGAGTGGAAGGGTGGTCAGGAAATGTGCGGTGGTGCTGAAGATCTTAACAAACAGTTAGTTGTGTCAAAGTCTGATTGGAAATGTCAGGACCTGGGCTTGAACCAGGTTGCATACGATGACTCCACCATGCCAGCACCGGTGTGCTCCTGCACTGGTGTTCTGAGGCAATGCTACAAGTGGGGAAACGGGGGTTGGCAATCCTCGTGTTGCACTACTACAATGTCAATATACCCACTGCCAGCAGTGCCCAATAAACGACATGCAAGAGTAGGTGGCCGGAAGATGAGCGGAAGTGCTTTCAACAAGTTAATTAGTCGACTGGCAGCTGAAGGCCATGATCTGTCGAATCCAGTTGACCTCAAGGACAACTGGGCCAAGCATGGAACAAATCGCTACATTACGATCAAGTAG